A single window of Paracoccus sp. MBLB3053 DNA harbors:
- a CDS encoding Ldh family oxidoreductase: MPRIPQQALSDFAQALLSAAGMEADKAEVTARVLVEGDMIGHETHGVGLLPWYLDALADGSLNGAGSYEVIRDKGASFVWDGRLLPGAWLLTRALEQAAARVADHGTITAAIRNAHHTCALSAYMRALTDRGLIVQISCSNPAASRVAPFGGTKPLLTPNPIGAGFPTSGDPVLVDVSSSITTTTMTQTLARRGERFPEAWALTATGEPTDDPREVTERGGSLLPLGGALKGHKGYGLGLMVELLGQGLSGKGRANTPPGPLAQSVFLQVIDPEAFVGIDAFLEQSDWLADACRSNPPGPATRGMVRVPGDSASRHRRQAQAEGVPVAEATWSSIAARAGTLGLALPDAITEPG; encoded by the coding sequence ATGCCCCGGATCCCACAACAGGCGCTGAGTGACTTCGCGCAAGCCCTGCTTTCCGCCGCCGGAATGGAGGCCGACAAAGCCGAGGTCACCGCCCGCGTGCTGGTCGAGGGCGACATGATCGGCCACGAGACCCATGGCGTCGGCCTGCTGCCCTGGTATCTGGATGCGCTGGCCGATGGTTCGCTCAACGGCGCGGGCAGCTATGAGGTCATCCGCGACAAAGGCGCAAGCTTTGTCTGGGATGGTCGTCTGCTGCCGGGTGCCTGGCTGCTGACCCGCGCGCTCGAGCAGGCGGCCGCGCGCGTCGCCGATCACGGAACCATCACCGCCGCGATCCGCAACGCCCATCACACCTGCGCGCTTTCGGCCTATATGCGCGCGCTGACGGATCGCGGGCTGATCGTGCAGATTTCCTGCTCGAACCCGGCGGCCTCGCGGGTCGCGCCCTTCGGCGGCACCAAGCCGCTTCTGACGCCGAACCCGATCGGGGCGGGCTTTCCGACCTCGGGCGATCCGGTGCTGGTCGATGTCTCGTCCTCGATCACCACCACCACGATGACCCAGACGCTGGCCAGGCGCGGCGAGCGCTTCCCCGAGGCATGGGCGCTGACCGCCACTGGCGAGCCGACCGACGATCCGCGCGAGGTGACCGAGCGCGGCGGCTCGCTGCTGCCTCTGGGCGGGGCGCTGAAAGGGCACAAGGGTTACGGGCTTGGCCTGATGGTTGAGTTGCTGGGGCAGGGATTGTCTGGCAAGGGTCGCGCGAATACGCCACCCGGCCCGCTGGCACAAAGCGTCTTCCTGCAGGTGATCGACCCCGAAGCTTTCGTTGGGATCGACGCATTTCTCGAACAATCGGACTGGCTGGCCGACGCCTGCCGCTCGAACCCGCCCGGTCCCGCAACGCGAGGGATGGTCCGTGTTCCGGGTGATTCCGCCTCGCGTCATCGCCGGCAGGCGCAGGCCGAGGGGGTTCCGGTTGCCGAAGCCACATGGTCCAGCATTGCGGCAAGGGCCGGAACGCTGGGCCTCGCGCTGCCGGATGCGATCACCGAGCCGGGTTGA
- a CDS encoding DMT family transporter, with product MIPSDSLPIPGGRRVLWAAAGMMFAATVLNACDGVIVRLLAGEVHPFVIAFFRAAFGLGFLLPWILRRGDLLASPYRGMHILRAALKLASLLALFVAFANAPLSDVTAISFTAPLFLMLGACLFLGEGLSVVRVASVVTGFAGMLIILRPGAAGYDVALLFALVGAVLTATIQLILKGMSGRDRPDRLVAWNLIAMVPLALILALSVWQTPSPRALALMAVQGALGAASQALVTRALSMADASFLAPLDFLRLPVIAVMAFIFFGEVSGPATWIGAGAIVLAVLLGAFSKGGKKQGSQRL from the coding sequence ATGATACCCAGCGACAGCCTGCCCATTCCCGGCGGGCGTCGCGTGCTTTGGGCCGCCGCGGGGATGATGTTTGCGGCAACCGTGCTGAATGCCTGTGACGGGGTCATTGTCCGCCTGCTGGCAGGAGAGGTGCATCCTTTCGTCATCGCTTTCTTTCGCGCGGCCTTCGGTTTGGGTTTTCTGCTGCCCTGGATCTTGCGTCGGGGTGATCTGCTAGCTTCGCCCTATCGCGGGATGCATATCCTGCGCGCGGCGCTGAAGCTCGCCTCTCTGTTGGCGCTTTTCGTGGCCTTCGCCAACGCACCTTTGTCCGACGTCACCGCAATCAGCTTCACCGCTCCGCTTTTCCTGATGCTCGGCGCCTGCCTGTTCCTGGGCGAGGGGCTGAGTGTGGTGCGCGTAGCCTCGGTCGTGACCGGATTTGCGGGAATGCTGATCATCCTGCGCCCGGGGGCGGCAGGTTACGATGTCGCGCTGCTTTTCGCGCTGGTCGGGGCGGTGCTGACCGCGACCATCCAGCTTATTCTCAAGGGCATGTCCGGCCGCGACCGGCCAGACCGGCTGGTGGCCTGGAACCTGATCGCGATGGTCCCGCTGGCGCTGATCCTCGCGTTGAGCGTATGGCAGACACCCAGTCCGCGCGCGCTGGCCCTCATGGCGGTTCAGGGTGCGCTGGGGGCCGCCAGTCAGGCGCTGGTGACGCGCGCGCTTTCGATGGCCGATGCGTCTTTCCTTGCACCGCTGGATTTCCTGCGCCTGCCGGTGATCGCGGTCATGGCATTCATCTTCTTCGGCGAGGTTTCGGGACCCGCAACCTGGATCGGCGCGGGCGCCATCGTCCTTGCCGTGCTGCTTGGCGCTTTCTCGAAAGGAGGCAAGAAACAGGGTTCTCAAAGATTGTAG
- a CDS encoding ribonuclease activity regulator RraA → MNPSTREKLMGVSVATLCSALYKRGLRNQTIQDVRPVERKGRNMVGPAFTLRYMPAREDRNPMTVFRNPAHPQRAAIEQCPEGHVMVMDSRKDARAASAGDILITRLMVRGGAGVVTDGGFRDSISIGALDIPAYHHRASSPTNLTLHEAIDINVPIGCGDVAVFPGDIVVGDDDSVIIIPAEIADEIADEAVEMTAYEDFVTERVKGGATIIGLYPATDEKNLELFAEWRKANGR, encoded by the coding sequence TTGAACCCCTCGACCCGTGAAAAACTGATGGGCGTCTCGGTCGCGACGCTCTGCTCGGCGCTTTACAAGCGCGGGTTGCGCAACCAGACCATTCAGGACGTGCGCCCGGTTGAGCGCAAGGGCCGCAACATGGTCGGCCCGGCCTTCACCCTGCGCTACATGCCCGCGCGCGAAGATCGCAACCCCATGACGGTCTTTCGCAACCCCGCCCACCCGCAGCGCGCGGCCATTGAGCAATGCCCCGAGGGCCATGTCATGGTCATGGACAGCCGCAAGGATGCCCGCGCGGCCTCGGCGGGCGATATCCTGATCACGCGGCTCATGGTGCGCGGCGGCGCTGGCGTGGTGACCGATGGAGGTTTCCGCGACTCGATATCGATCGGCGCGCTGGACATCCCGGCCTATCATCACCGGGCCTCGTCCCCGACCAACCTGACCCTGCATGAGGCCATCGACATCAACGTGCCGATCGGCTGCGGCGATGTCGCGGTTTTCCCCGGCGATATCGTGGTCGGCGACGATGACAGCGTCATCATCATCCCCGCCGAGATCGCAGACGAGATCGCAGACGAGGCAGTCGAGATGACGGCTTACGAGGATTTCGTGACTGAGCGCGTCAAGGGCGGAGCCACGATCATCGGGCTTTACCCGGCGACGGACGAAAAAAACCTCGAGCTTTTCGCCGAATGGCGCAAGGCAAACGGTCGCTGA
- a CDS encoding SDR family oxidoreductase, giving the protein MAVAIITGAGSGIGRAVAVELAGRGWDIVLAGRRAEGLEETARLAGRGLPVPTDVSDAASVAALFAAAKAEFGRIDLLFNNAGTNTPALPFETLASEALAEVIAVNLTGPLFCAREAVAAMKAQAPQGGRIINNGSVSAYGPRPHSVAYTASKHGITGLTKSLILDCRDFGISVCQVDIGNAATARTDRMSQGVPQANGTTAIEPRMDVAMLARHIVGLAELPAEVMVPFSTIMPTTMPLYGRG; this is encoded by the coding sequence ATGGCTGTAGCCATCATCACCGGTGCCGGCAGCGGCATCGGGCGGGCCGTTGCCGTCGAACTGGCGGGGCGCGGCTGGGACATCGTCCTGGCCGGTCGCCGCGCCGAGGGGCTTGAGGAAACCGCGCGCCTTGCCGGGCGGGGGTTGCCGGTGCCGACCGACGTGTCCGATGCCGCCTCCGTCGCGGCGCTCTTTGCCGCCGCCAAGGCCGAGTTCGGTCGGATCGACCTGCTCTTCAACAATGCCGGCACCAATACCCCCGCCTTGCCCTTCGAGACCCTGGCCTCCGAGGCGCTGGCCGAGGTCATCGCCGTCAACCTGACCGGGCCGCTATTCTGCGCCCGCGAGGCGGTGGCCGCGATGAAGGCGCAGGCGCCGCAGGGCGGGCGGATCATCAATAACGGCTCGGTCTCGGCCTATGGCCCGCGGCCGCATAGCGTGGCCTATACCGCCTCTAAACATGGCATCACCGGGCTGACGAAAAGCCTGATCCTCGATTGCCGGGATTTCGGCATCTCGGTCTGCCAGGTCGATATCGGCAATGCAGCGACGGCGCGGACCGACCGCATGAGCCAGGGCGTGCCGCAGGCCAATGGCACGACGGCGATCGAGCCGCGCATGGATGTCGCGATGCTCGCCCGCCATATCGTGGGACTGGCCGAACTGCCCGCCGAGGTGATGGTCCCGTTCTCGACGATCATGCCCACCACCATGCCGCTCTACGGCCGGGGATGA
- a CDS encoding 2-hydroxyacid dehydrogenase, with product MKQDVLVCTPIRPEKLAILEETYNVFPLYKLTDEDAREALIDEAGKSCVGMVSNGHFPADDAFLSRLPKLQIAACSSVGYETLDVDAMTRRGIRFTNTPDVLTDDVADIAILLMLAVRRNLVAGDAWVRSGDWGRKGMLPLTRTTSGRRVGIVGLGRIGAAIAKRCEALGMEIGYFGRKPKAGIAYRYFDNVVDMAGWSDVLIAAASGGPETAHLVSAEALDALGPEGSFINISRGSVVDEAALLDALESGRLGSAGLDVFLNEPNPDPRFAKLPNVVLYPHHASGTIETRDKMSQLVLDNLAAHFAGKPLLTPVN from the coding sequence ATGAAGCAAGATGTGCTTGTCTGCACCCCGATCCGCCCCGAGAAACTGGCGATCCTTGAAGAAACCTACAATGTCTTCCCGCTCTACAAGCTGACCGACGAGGACGCCCGCGAGGCGCTGATCGACGAGGCCGGGAAATCCTGCGTCGGCATGGTCAGCAATGGCCATTTTCCCGCCGACGATGCCTTCCTGTCGCGCCTGCCCAAGCTGCAGATCGCGGCCTGCTCCTCGGTCGGCTACGAGACTCTGGACGTGGACGCCATGACCCGACGCGGCATTCGCTTCACCAATACGCCCGACGTGCTGACCGATGACGTGGCCGATATCGCGATTCTCCTGATGCTGGCAGTGCGGCGCAACCTGGTGGCAGGCGATGCCTGGGTGCGCTCGGGCGATTGGGGCCGCAAGGGGATGCTGCCGCTGACCCGCACCACCTCGGGGCGCAGGGTCGGCATCGTCGGCCTTGGCCGGATCGGCGCCGCCATCGCGAAGCGCTGCGAGGCGCTGGGGATGGAGATCGGATATTTCGGACGCAAGCCGAAAGCTGGGATCGCCTATCGCTATTTCGACAATGTCGTCGATATGGCGGGCTGGTCGGATGTGCTGATCGCCGCCGCCTCGGGCGGGCCGGAAACCGCGCATCTGGTGTCCGCAGAGGCGCTGGACGCGCTCGGGCCGGAGGGCAGCTTCATCAATATCTCGCGCGGCTCGGTCGTCGATGAGGCGGCTTTGCTCGATGCGCTGGAAAGCGGGCGGCTCGGCTCGGCGGGGCTGGACGTGTTCCTGAATGAACCCAATCCGGACCCGCGCTTTGCCAAGCTGCCGAATGTGGTGCTGTACCCCCACCATGCCAGCGGCACCATCGAAACGCGGGACAAGATGTCCCAGCTCGTCCTCGACAATCTCGCCGCGCATTTCGCCGGAAAACCCCTGCTGACCCCGGTCAACTGA
- a CDS encoding ABC transporter permease, producing MSQTNSTTVKERGRVGTFLRLLWADKFAFFAALFLLIVVLCAIFGPIFLENEATRQNLRGRNAPPFDLSRGFMYILGADQLGRPLLPRIIVAARNTMAVAAGAVICSMIIGSALGLVAGYSRSRWSGAIMRLGDVIMSFPSLLLAVIVLYMLEPSVANIVLVLAITRIPIYLRTTRAEVLEVRERMFISAARVMGTSDMRIVFRHILPVVMPTLITIATLDFAFVMLAESSLSFLGIGIQPPEITWGLMVSQGRPYLTNAWWLSFWPGLAIILTTLSLNLLSAWMRIALDPVQRWRLEMGGRKNG from the coding sequence ATGAGCCAAACCAACTCCACCACGGTAAAGGAACGCGGCCGCGTCGGGACCTTCCTGCGCCTGCTCTGGGCAGACAAGTTCGCCTTCTTCGCCGCGCTTTTCCTGCTGATCGTCGTGCTCTGCGCGATTTTCGGGCCGATCTTTCTGGAAAACGAGGCCACGCGGCAGAACCTGCGCGGTCGCAATGCGCCGCCCTTCGACCTGTCGCGGGGCTTCATGTATATCCTCGGCGCGGACCAGCTGGGCCGGCCGCTTCTGCCGCGCATCATCGTAGCGGCAAGGAACACCATGGCCGTGGCCGCGGGCGCGGTGATCTGCTCGATGATCATCGGCTCGGCGCTGGGGCTGGTCGCAGGCTATTCGCGCTCGCGCTGGAGCGGCGCGATCATGCGGCTGGGCGACGTCATCATGTCCTTCCCCTCGCTCCTGCTCGCGGTGATCGTGCTTTACATGTTGGAACCCTCGGTCGCCAATATCGTGCTGGTCCTCGCCATCACCCGCATCCCGATCTACCTGCGCACCACCCGCGCCGAGGTGCTGGAAGTGCGCGAGCGCATGTTCATCTCGGCCGCCCGCGTCATGGGGACCTCGGATATGCGCATCGTCTTCCGCCATATCCTGCCGGTGGTGATGCCGACGCTGATCACCATCGCGACGCTCGACTTCGCCTTCGTGATGCTGGCGGAAAGCTCGCTCTCGTTCCTCGGCATCGGCATCCAGCCGCCCGAGATCACCTGGGGCCTGATGGTCAGCCAGGGCCGGCCCTACCTTACCAATGCCTGGTGGCTGTCCTTCTGGCCGGGCCTCGCGATCATCCTGACGACGCTTTCCTTGAACCTTCTGTCGGCCTGGATGCGGATCGCGCTTGATCCGGTGCAGCGCTGGCGCCTTGAAATGGGAGGCCGCAAGAATGGCTGA
- a CDS encoding ABC transporter ATP-binding protein yields the protein MAEHLLEVRNLSVDFHTAAGTVSAVRNVSWHLDRGETLAILGESGSGKSVSASTIMNLIDMPPGEITSGEVFFEGRDLLKMSDEQRRQFNGKRIAMIFQDPLSHLNPVYTVGWQICEMMRVHDVPAEKARARTLELLGRVGIPNPEAAMGKYPHEFSGGQRQRLMIAMALALKPDILIADEPTTALDVTVQAQVLALLEELQRETGMGLLLITHDLGVVAEIADRVVVMNKGEIVESGNAAEIYRDPKHPYTRRLIDAAPGKGETRDEEDRLGEPLLRVERLQQHYGGFHALKGASFAIMPGETVAIVGESGSGKSTMARAILRLDEPSGGKVIWKGRDLLQMTPKELFAIRRDIQMVFQDPTQSLNPRMTVHQIISEAWIVHPSILPKARWKDRVAELLVQVGLQPEMAKRYPHQFSGGQRQRIAIARALALEPKLIICDEAVSALDVSIQAQVIELLDGLRRDLGLSYLFIAHDLPVVRDFADRVIVMKSGEIVEEGATGQIFDAPRMPYTKSLLAASLDPDPEVQAARREARKSEGLVPA from the coding sequence ATGGCTGAACACCTGCTTGAGGTCAGGAACCTCTCGGTCGATTTCCACACCGCCGCCGGGACCGTCAGCGCCGTCCGGAACGTGAGCTGGCATCTCGACCGCGGCGAGACTCTTGCCATCCTCGGCGAATCCGGTTCGGGCAAGTCGGTCTCGGCCTCGACGATCATGAACCTGATCGACATGCCGCCGGGCGAGATCACCTCGGGCGAGGTGTTCTTCGAGGGCCGCGACCTTCTGAAGATGAGCGACGAGCAGCGCCGCCAGTTCAATGGCAAGCGCATCGCGATGATCTTCCAGGACCCGCTGAGCCACCTGAACCCGGTCTATACCGTCGGCTGGCAGATCTGCGAGATGATGCGCGTCCATGACGTGCCCGCCGAAAAGGCGCGAGCGCGCACGCTGGAGCTGCTGGGCCGGGTCGGCATCCCGAACCCCGAAGCGGCGATGGGCAAATACCCGCACGAGTTTTCCGGCGGGCAGCGCCAGCGCCTGATGATCGCCATGGCACTTGCGCTCAAGCCCGACATCCTGATCGCGGATGAACCCACCACCGCGCTCGACGTGACGGTGCAGGCGCAGGTGCTGGCGCTGCTCGAAGAGCTGCAGCGCGAGACCGGGATGGGGCTTCTGCTCATCACCCATGACCTTGGTGTCGTGGCCGAGATCGCCGACCGCGTCGTCGTGATGAACAAGGGCGAGATCGTGGAAAGCGGCAATGCCGCCGAGATCTATCGCGACCCCAAGCATCCCTATACCCGCCGCCTGATCGACGCCGCCCCCGGCAAGGGCGAAACCCGCGATGAAGAGGACCGCTTGGGCGAACCGCTGCTTCGCGTTGAGCGCCTGCAGCAGCATTATGGCGGCTTCCATGCGCTGAAGGGCGCGAGCTTCGCCATCATGCCGGGCGAAACGGTGGCGATCGTCGGCGAATCCGGCTCGGGCAAGTCGACCATGGCGCGCGCCATCCTGCGCCTCGACGAGCCGAGCGGCGGCAAGGTGATCTGGAAGGGGCGCGACCTCCTGCAGATGACGCCGAAGGAATTGTTCGCGATCCGCCGCGACATCCAGATGGTGTTCCAGGACCCGACGCAATCGCTGAACCCGCGCATGACGGTCCATCAGATCATCTCGGAAGCCTGGATCGTGCATCCCTCGATCCTGCCCAAGGCGCGCTGGAAGGACCGCGTCGCCGAGCTTCTGGTCCAGGTGGGTCTGCAGCCCGAGATGGCCAAGCGCTACCCGCACCAATTCTCGGGCGGGCAGCGCCAGCGCATCGCCATCGCCCGCGCGCTGGCCCTCGAGCCCAAGCTCATCATCTGCGATGAGGCGGTCTCGGCGCTCGACGTGTCGATCCAGGCGCAGGTGATCGAGCTGCTCGATGGGCTGCGCCGCGATCTCGGCCTGAGCTACCTGTTCATCGCCCATGACCTGCCGGTGGTGCGCGATTTCGCCGACCGCGTCATCGTGATGAAATCCGGCGAGATCGTCGAGGAGGGCGCGACCGGCCAGATCTTCGACGCCCCCCGCATGCCCTATACCAAGTCGCTGCTCGCCGCCTCGCTCGACCCCGATCCCGAGGTCCAGGCCGCCCGCCGCGAAGCCCGCAAGTCAGAAGGACTCGTCCCCGCATGA
- a CDS encoding dihydrodipicolinate synthase family protein, translated as MQSIRQSLTGISGVPVTPYDANGAINEPLLAKLIARLAHAGIHNLMAAGNTGEFFSLTPDEIRRVHAVTAEAADGRSLVSAAVGRSLTEAKALARDAIGAGCDAIMSHHPMDPFAGPEAQVDYFLDLADASTVPVIAYVRTDTFPIDQFRRLGGHDNVAGVKFASPNLMLIADVIRQTKDLPAIWVCGLAEAWAPAFYAIGAQGFTSGFVNVFPEISLAVHAALVRGGFVQAREMIDRFAGFEELRTHHRNGANVTVVKEALSILGYHVGAVRLPGVPALSPAERAELEAIIGAQKTAKVA; from the coding sequence ATGCAATCGATCCGCCAGAGTTTGACCGGCATTTCCGGCGTCCCGGTCACCCCCTACGATGCGAACGGTGCGATCAACGAGCCGCTGCTGGCCAAGCTGATCGCGCGGCTCGCCCATGCGGGCATCCACAACCTGATGGCGGCGGGCAATACCGGCGAGTTCTTTTCGCTGACCCCGGACGAGATCCGCCGCGTCCATGCCGTGACCGCCGAGGCGGCGGATGGCCGGTCGCTGGTCAGCGCCGCGGTCGGCCGTTCGCTGACCGAGGCCAAGGCCCTGGCGCGCGACGCCATCGGGGCGGGCTGCGACGCGATCATGAGCCATCACCCAATGGACCCTTTCGCCGGGCCCGAGGCCCAGGTGGATTACTTCCTTGACCTGGCCGATGCCTCGACGGTTCCGGTGATCGCCTATGTCCGCACCGACACCTTCCCCATCGACCAGTTCCGCCGTCTGGGCGGGCATGACAATGTCGCGGGCGTCAAGTTCGCCTCGCCCAACCTGATGCTGATCGCCGACGTGATCCGCCAGACCAAGGACCTGCCCGCGATCTGGGTCTGCGGCCTTGCCGAAGCCTGGGCCCCAGCCTTCTACGCCATCGGCGCGCAGGGCTTCACCTCGGGCTTCGTGAACGTCTTTCCCGAGATTTCGCTTGCCGTCCATGCCGCGCTGGTCAGGGGCGGCTTCGTGCAGGCGCGCGAGATGATCGACCGTTTTGCCGGGTTCGAGGAATTGCGCACCCATCATCGCAATGGCGCAAACGTCACCGTGGTCAAGGAAGCGCTGTCGATCCTTGGCTATCACGTCGGCGCGGTTCGCCTGCCGGGCGTCCCTGCCCTCTCGCCCGCCGAGCGCGCCGAGCTCGAGGCGATCATCGGCGCACAGAAGACGGCGAAGGTGGCCTGA
- a CDS encoding ABC transporter substrate-binding protein yields the protein MKTTLIAGLLASTIAAGAAAAQDKTDVTIVLSEELELIDPCMSSQSNIGRVLLGNVSETLTVYEPATATLNPLLAESWAETQPGTWRFKLRQGVKFSDGTDFSAQDVIHSLERTISDKMTCEIGGKYFGGFSITATKVDDHTIDITTDPAQPILPLLMSSLTIVPEETPLEMVQQPVGTGPYEMTERNIGQNIVLTRRDDYWGEQPVVTKATYVFRDDSAVRAAMVEVGEADIAPVISELDATNPETDFAYPNSETTYLRVDHATAPLSDRRVREAMNLAIDRDAFIGTLVANDAQKATAVVPPTTLGYNKDLTPYPFDPERAKELLAEARAEGIPVDQEILIVGRLGMFPNITEILEAMSQMLNDVGLNTKLEMKEVAEYNTYYNRPFAEGRGPQLVAAQHDNAKGDPVFSMYFKYGSEGLQSGLVYPELDAEISKATEASGDDRAALWSDVMKDIHENLIGDVEMFHMVGFSRVNPRLDFTPTISTNSELRLSEIGFK from the coding sequence ATGAAAACGACCCTGATCGCCGGCCTTCTGGCCAGCACCATTGCGGCGGGCGCTGCCGCTGCACAGGACAAGACCGATGTGACGATCGTCCTTAGCGAAGAGCTGGAGCTGATCGACCCCTGCATGTCCTCACAATCGAATATCGGCCGGGTATTGCTGGGCAATGTCAGCGAGACATTGACGGTCTATGAGCCCGCCACCGCCACCCTGAACCCGCTTCTGGCCGAAAGCTGGGCGGAGACGCAGCCCGGCACCTGGCGCTTCAAGCTGCGCCAGGGGGTGAAATTCTCGGATGGGACGGATTTCTCGGCGCAGGACGTGATCCATTCGCTTGAGCGGACGATCAGCGACAAGATGACCTGCGAGATCGGTGGCAAATATTTCGGGGGCTTCAGCATTACGGCCACCAAGGTCGATGACCATACCATCGACATCACCACCGACCCGGCACAGCCGATCCTGCCGCTCTTGATGTCCTCGCTGACCATCGTTCCGGAAGAGACCCCGCTGGAGATGGTCCAGCAACCGGTGGGCACCGGCCCCTATGAGATGACCGAGCGCAATATCGGCCAGAATATCGTGCTGACGCGTCGCGACGATTACTGGGGCGAGCAGCCTGTTGTGACCAAGGCCACCTATGTCTTCCGCGACGACAGCGCCGTGCGCGCCGCCATGGTCGAGGTGGGCGAAGCCGATATCGCCCCGGTGATCAGCGAACTGGACGCGACCAACCCGGAAACCGATTTCGCCTACCCGAACTCGGAAACCACCTACCTGCGCGTGGACCACGCGACCGCGCCGCTAAGCGATCGCCGTGTGCGCGAAGCGATGAACCTTGCCATCGACCGCGACGCCTTCATTGGCACCCTGGTCGCCAATGATGCGCAAAAGGCTACCGCGGTCGTGCCGCCGACCACGCTGGGCTACAACAAGGACCTGACGCCCTATCCCTTCGACCCGGAGCGCGCCAAGGAATTGCTGGCCGAAGCCAGGGCCGAGGGCATCCCCGTCGATCAGGAAATCCTGATTGTCGGTCGTCTGGGCATGTTCCCCAACATCACCGAGATCCTCGAGGCCATGTCGCAGATGCTGAACGATGTGGGCCTGAACACCAAGCTCGAGATGAAGGAAGTTGCGGAATACAACACCTATTACAACCGACCCTTTGCCGAGGGTCGCGGCCCGCAACTGGTCGCCGCCCAGCATGACAATGCCAAGGGCGACCCGGTCTTCTCGATGTATTTCAAATATGGCAGCGAAGGGCTGCAATCGGGTCTGGTCTATCCCGAGCTTGACGCCGAGATCTCGAAAGCGACCGAGGCCAGTGGCGATGATCGCGCGGCGCTGTGGTCGGACGTGATGAAGGACATTCATGAGAACCTGATCGGCGATGTCGAGATGTTCCACATGGTCGGCTTCAGCCGCGTGAACCCGCGTCTGGACTTCACCCCGACGATCTCGACCAACAGCGAGCTGCGCCTGTCCGAGATCGGTTTCAAGTGA
- a CDS encoding ABC transporter permease, with the protein MKSFIGKRAVASAISLVGLVILVFFLSRLTGDPTDLYLPIDATQEMRDRFRELHGLNDPLIVQFGRYVWDLLHFDFGESIRQARPAMDVVLEGFRWTLTLAVVTMTLVTVAAIVIGSLAAFRVGGIFDRITSFFSLIGASAPDFWIAIVGIVIFAVQLRWLPTSGTGTVWHWVLPISVLFIRPFGLILQVVRGSMITALSSAYVKTAKAKGVPPRPIIFVHGLRNAMLPVITVIGDQAAGILNGAVVVETIFGFPGIGKLMIDAILQRDFAVILAAIMVSAVAIFIMNLLIDLAYAMLDPRIRY; encoded by the coding sequence ATGAAAAGCTTCATTGGCAAGCGGGCCGTGGCGAGTGCGATCTCGCTCGTGGGCCTTGTCATCCTTGTCTTCTTCCTGTCGCGCCTGACGGGCGACCCCACCGATCTCTACCTGCCCATCGACGCTACTCAGGAGATGCGCGACAGGTTCCGCGAACTGCACGGGCTGAACGATCCGCTCATCGTTCAATTCGGGCGCTATGTCTGGGATCTGCTGCATTTCGACTTTGGCGAGTCCATTCGTCAGGCCCGCCCGGCGATGGATGTCGTGCTGGAGGGTTTCCGCTGGACCCTGACTCTGGCCGTCGTGACCATGACGCTGGTCACCGTCGCGGCCATCGTCATCGGCTCGCTGGCCGCCTTCAGGGTCGGCGGCATCTTCGACCGGATCACCAGCTTCTTTTCGCTGATCGGGGCGTCGGCGCCGGATTTCTGGATCGCCATCGTCGGCATCGTGATCTTTGCGGTGCAGCTGCGCTGGCTGCCAACCTCGGGGACGGGGACGGTCTGGCACTGGGTGCTGCCGATCTCGGTCCTGTTCATCCGCCCTTTCGGCCTGATCCTGCAGGTGGTGCGCGGCTCGATGATCACGGCGCTTTCTTCGGCCTATGTGAAGACCGCCAAGGCCAAGGGTGTGCCGCCGCGCCCGATCATCTTTGTCCACGGGCTGCGCAACGCGATGCTGCCGGTCATCACCGTGATCGGCGACCAGGCGGCGGGCATCCTGAACGGCGCGGTGGTGGTCGAGACCATCTTCGGCTTCCCGGGCATCGGCAAGCTGATGATCGACGCAATCCTGCAACGCGATTTCGCGGTGATCCTGGCCGCGATCATGGTGTCGGCGGTGGCCATCTTCATCATGAATCTCTTGATCGACCTCGCCTATGCGATGCTTGATCCTCGCATCCGGTATTGA